In Streptomyces venezuelae, the sequence ACTCGTCTTCCTGGTCGTGTGCGCCGGCTTCGTCATGTCGAGCCTCGACATGATGATCGTCAACGTCGCGTTCCCCGCCCTGGAGGAGGACTTCCACGGCACCACCGCGGCGGCGCTGTCCTGGACCCTCAACGCCTACTCGATCGTCTTCGCCGCGGCCCTCGTGCCCGCCGGCCGGCTCGCGGACCGCTCCGGCCGCAAAGGCGGATTCCTGCTCGGGCTCGGCCTGTTCACCCTGGCCTCCGCGCTGTGCGCGGCATCGCAGGGGGTCCCCATGCTGGTGGCCGCCCGGGTGCTGCAGGCCTTAGGCGCCGCCGCCATGGTCCCCACCTCGCTCGGTCTGCTGCTGGCCACCTATCCGCCGGAGCGGCGCGGTGGCGCCGTACGGGCCTGGACAGCGGTGGGGGGCGTGGCCGCCGCGCTCGCCCCGATCGTCGGCGGCGCGCTGGTCAACCTCGACTGGCGGTGGATCTTCCTCATCAACCTGCCGTTCGGCATCGCCGCCCTGCTGGTCGGCCGCCGCGTCCTGCCGACCGCCGCGCAGCCCGACCGCGGTCCGCTGCCCGACCTGCTCGGTTCGGTCCTCGTCGTCATCGCGGTCGCCGCCGCCTCGCTGGCCCTCATCAAGGCGCCGGAGTGGGGCTGGGACTCGGCACGCGTCCTCGGCTGCTTCGCGCTGACCGTCGTCTGCCTCGCCGAGTTCTTCCGGCGCTCCGCGCGGCACCCCAACCCCGTCGTCGCCTTCTCGCTGCTGCGGGTACGGTCCTTCAGCCTGGCCAACCTGACCGCGCTGGTCTTCAACTCCTGCTTCGGCGCGATGCTCTTCTCGTTCATGCTCTGGTGCCAGAACATCTGGGGCTACTCCGCGCTGGAGACCGGGCTCGCCCTCGCGCCGGGCACCTTCCTGATGCCGGTCATGGCCATGGCCACCGGCCCGCTGGTGAAGAAGCTCGGCGCCACCACCGTCGTCGTCCTCGGCTGCGCCCTGCTCGCCGCAGGCGTCCTGTGGTGGGGCATCGCCGCCCAGAGCGAGCCCGACTACGTCACCATGCTGCTGCCCGGCGCCCTGCTGACCCCCGTCGGCACCATTCTGGGCACCACCGCGCTCGTCGGCCTCGTCACCAAGGACCTGCCCCCGGCCTCCTTCGCCACCGGGTCCGCCGTCAACATGATGGTCCGCCAGGTCGGCCTCGTCATCGGCATCTCGGTGTTCATCGCCGTGCTGGGCACCCCCGGCCCCGGCGCCGACACGCTGGAGGCCTTCCGGCACGCCTGGTTCATCGCGGCCGGGATCGGAGTCCTGGCCCTGCTGGTCGGGCTGCTGATGGCCCGGCGCACCGAGACGGACGCGGCGTGAGGCCGCCCGGCGCCGCATGACGCCGCCGCCCGGCGCCGCATGACGCCGCCGCCCGGCGCCGCGTAGGGCCGCCCGACGCGCCCGAAGGCGCCCGACGCCACGCGGAGCCACCACCGACCGCCGCCTGGAGCCCGGAACCCCCGCCGGACTCCAGGCGGCTTTCCCGTCACCGCCCCGGCCACCGCCCACCGGCCGCCCAGGCCACGCCCACGCCCACGGCCGCGGCGAGGATCCCGCAGAACCCTTTGCCGCCGCCTGTATCCATCCGGTCCCCGACCCGCTCTGTACGGGCGTAAACCAGCGGCCGACGGAGGGAACCAGGCGATGAAGTTCGAGGGCGGACTGGGCGTGAAGGCGGTCACCACCTGGCTGCCCGGCACCACGGAGACGACGCGGGACCAGATCGCCGCGGGCCGCCTCACCCCGGAGCGCGCCGAGCAGCTCGGCGTCACGGAGCTTCCCGTGACCGCCGACCTGGCCGCGCCCCAGATGGCGGTACGAGCCGGCCGCAAGGCCCTCGACCGCGCGGGATGGGACCCCGGGCGCATCGGCTTCCTCGCCCACGCGCGCGTCTTCCACCAGGGGCACGAGAAGTGGTCGTACGCCCACTACATGGCGAACGAGCTCGGCCTGCCGCCCACCGCCCTGCCGTTCGGCATCGAAGCCCTGTGCACCGGCGGCGCGACGGGGCTGCTGGTGGCCGGCACCCAGCTGCTGGGCGACCCCTCGCTGTCCGCGGCCCTGGTCACCACCGGCGAGCGCTACCACGCACCGGCCTGGGACCGCTGGAGCATGCACTCCGACATCGGCTACGGCGACGGCGCCACCGCCGCGCTCCTGCACCGGCGCGACGGCGGACAGGACGATCTGCACCTGCTGTCCCTGACCCACTCCACGGCCGCCGGCCTCGAAGGCATGGAACGCGGCGACCGGCCCTTCACCCAGCTGCCGATGCAGGACCGCACCACCTGGGAGACGAACGTCGAACGCAAGGCGTTCTACGAGGCCGCGGGCAAGGACGTCTTCCCCCAGGCGGCCCGCGTCCACGTCCGCGCCTCCCTCGACCAGGCCCTGGACGAGGCCGGACTGCACCCGCACGACCCGCGCATCCGGCTGTTCACCATGCCCCGCATGGGTCCCCGCCTCGTCGACGTGATGTACGGCTCCCTCACCGGAGTACTCAAGGCCGAGACCGTACTGCTCGGCGGCAGGACGGGACACCTGGGCGCCGGGGAC encodes:
- a CDS encoding MFS transporter, with amino-acid sequence MTQTAGDAVPANDVAAAPPESPEARRHRTLVFLVVCAGFVMSSLDMMIVNVAFPALEEDFHGTTAAALSWTLNAYSIVFAAALVPAGRLADRSGRKGGFLLGLGLFTLASALCAASQGVPMLVAARVLQALGAAAMVPTSLGLLLATYPPERRGGAVRAWTAVGGVAAALAPIVGGALVNLDWRWIFLINLPFGIAALLVGRRVLPTAAQPDRGPLPDLLGSVLVVIAVAAASLALIKAPEWGWDSARVLGCFALTVVCLAEFFRRSARHPNPVVAFSLLRVRSFSLANLTALVFNSCFGAMLFSFMLWCQNIWGYSALETGLALAPGTFLMPVMAMATGPLVKKLGATTVVVLGCALLAAGVLWWGIAAQSEPDYVTMLLPGALLTPVGTILGTTALVGLVTKDLPPASFATGSAVNMMVRQVGLVIGISVFIAVLGTPGPGADTLEAFRHAWFIAAGIGVLALLVGLLMARRTETDAA
- a CDS encoding ketoacyl-ACP synthase III family protein, whose translation is MKFEGGLGVKAVTTWLPGTTETTRDQIAAGRLTPERAEQLGVTELPVTADLAAPQMAVRAGRKALDRAGWDPGRIGFLAHARVFHQGHEKWSYAHYMANELGLPPTALPFGIEALCTGGATGLLVAGTQLLGDPSLSAALVTTGERYHAPAWDRWSMHSDIGYGDGATAALLHRRDGGQDDLHLLSLTHSTAAGLEGMERGDRPFTQLPMQDRTTWETNVERKAFYEAAGKDVFPQAARVHVRASLDQALDEAGLHPHDPRIRLFTMPRMGPRLVDVMYGSLTGVLKAETVLLGGRTGHLGAGDMLANMADIVSGGMLRPGEFAVVAGAGGGFTWSTAVVQAPEK